One stretch of Thermococcus sp. DNA includes these proteins:
- a CDS encoding putative RNA uridine N3 methyltransferase, protein MAWHVFIPDSLLEESDDPKIRTYKVGQIARACAIFGVEHVWIYRAGGRDGRFIKTILEYAETPQYLRKRLFPLMPELKYVGVIPPLRTPHHKLKGKPKVGEIREGFAFRKGRRVYADIGLDDLAMVEGDVEGRATFRIVSVRPLRVIPAKPEEYWGYRVHLTRKSLAKTLKKARLDLVIATSRRGRDIREVKLPPLEGEVGFVFGSPRKGVIELLGEEDY, encoded by the coding sequence ATGGCCTGGCACGTCTTCATTCCAGATTCGCTCCTCGAAGAGAGCGACGACCCGAAGATCAGGACGTACAAGGTCGGGCAGATAGCCAGGGCCTGTGCAATCTTTGGCGTCGAGCACGTCTGGATCTACAGGGCTGGCGGCAGGGACGGCAGGTTCATCAAGACCATCCTTGAATACGCGGAAACACCCCAGTACCTCCGCAAAAGGCTGTTCCCGCTGATGCCCGAACTCAAGTACGTCGGTGTCATCCCGCCGCTCAGAACGCCGCACCACAAGCTCAAGGGAAAGCCAAAGGTCGGCGAAATCCGCGAGGGCTTCGCCTTTAGGAAGGGACGCAGGGTCTACGCGGACATCGGCCTCGACGACCTCGCGATGGTCGAGGGGGACGTTGAAGGGCGCGCAACGTTCAGGATCGTCTCGGTAAGGCCGCTCAGGGTGATACCAGCGAAGCCGGAGGAATACTGGGGGTACAGGGTTCACCTGACGAGGAAGTCACTGGCGAAAACACTTAAAAAGGCCAGGCTGGATTTGGTCATCGCGACCTCAAGGAGGGGTCGCGACATCCGAGAGGTGAAGCTTCCCCCGCTGGAGGGGGAGGTCGGATTCGTCTTCGGCTCACCGAGGAAGGGCGTGATCGAGCTCCTCGGCGAGGAGGATTATA
- a CDS encoding ATP-binding protein, whose amino-acid sequence MLFSPYPKTKRKELFDRERELREFEEAIERGERLILLLGLRRLGKSSLLNVALNELPNPSIKIDVRKTYSEFSSVNRYVIGKMLLSAMSGRQRIIEEAKVFLERVKGVSVSGVKVEITSKEFSITELLEALNEYGERAGRIIIAFDEAQYLRFGGATKYDGILAYAIDNLENLSFVLTGSEVGLLFDFLKFNDPNAPLFGRYHHNITLERFSPELSAEFLRRGFEEGKVRVGEREIEATVEELDGIVGWLALYGYVRVTRGVGHEKAIEEVLREAKSVVNSELSKLFAYSPRYRVILKAISLGYSRWKEVKDYLTLKLGYVNDSNFSKLLENLVKSGYVEKRNGRYKISDPVLERVFREL is encoded by the coding sequence ATGCTGTTCTCACCCTACCCAAAGACGAAAAGGAAAGAACTGTTTGACAGGGAGCGGGAGCTCAGGGAGTTTGAAGAGGCAATAGAACGCGGGGAGAGGCTGATACTCCTCCTCGGGCTCAGAAGGCTGGGAAAAAGCTCCCTACTGAACGTTGCTCTCAACGAGCTTCCAAACCCATCAATTAAGATAGACGTGCGAAAAACATACTCCGAGTTCTCCTCTGTGAACAGGTACGTCATCGGGAAGATGCTCCTCTCGGCAATGAGCGGGAGGCAGAGGATTATCGAAGAGGCAAAGGTCTTCCTCGAAAGGGTTAAAGGCGTGAGTGTCTCAGGGGTTAAGGTCGAGATAACCTCAAAGGAGTTCTCGATAACCGAGCTCTTGGAGGCCCTCAACGAGTACGGCGAAAGGGCCGGAAGGATCATCATAGCGTTCGACGAGGCCCAGTACCTCCGCTTTGGCGGGGCGACAAAGTACGACGGGATTCTGGCTTACGCAATCGACAACCTCGAGAACCTGAGCTTCGTCCTGACTGGCTCTGAAGTGGGCCTGCTCTTCGATTTCCTCAAGTTCAACGACCCAAACGCTCCGCTCTTCGGCAGGTACCACCACAACATAACCCTCGAGAGGTTCAGCCCGGAGCTGAGCGCCGAGTTTCTGAGGAGGGGCTTTGAGGAAGGAAAAGTTAGGGTAGGCGAGCGCGAGATTGAGGCGACCGTTGAGGAACTCGACGGAATCGTCGGCTGGCTGGCACTCTACGGCTACGTCAGGGTTACGAGAGGGGTAGGACACGAAAAGGCTATCGAGGAAGTCCTCAGGGAGGCGAAATCAGTTGTGAACAGCGAGCTGTCAAAGCTCTTCGCCTACAGTCCGAGGTACAGGGTGATACTGAAGGCAATAAGCCTCGGCTATTCCCGCTGGAAGGAGGTCAAGGACTACCTCACGCTCAAGCTCGGCTACGTCAACGACTCCAACTTTTCAAAGCTTCTTGAGAACCTCGTGAAGTCTGGCTACGTCGAGAAGAGAAACGGGAGGTATAAGATTTCGGACCCCGTTCTTGAGAGGGTCTTCAGGGAACTTTAA